TTATGTCGTCCCTCTGCTGAAGGCATGCTCAGGATAGTGGTGATGATGCGAACATATGTGAGGAGAATCAAGAGGAAGGGAAACATGATGAAGAGCACAGTGGCCGTGAGAGCTTCAATTTCAAACATGTAAGTATCAGCACAAGCCAACTCTAGCACGGGGGGACTGTCGCAGAAGAAATGATTGACTTTATTAGGTCCACAAAATGGCAAACTGAAGATCCATGTGGTCTGTACAGTAGAGACAGGGAAGCCTGAGAaccatgatgcagcagctaaCTGGAAGCAGGTCCTTCTGTTCATAATGTCTGGATAACGTAAGGGATTGCAGATGGCAATGTAACGGTCATATGCCATGGCAGCAAGAAGACAGCACTCAGCtgcaccaaagaagaagaagaaatacatttGTGTGGCACAGCCAGCATAGGAAATGGTCTTGTTCTCTATCAGGAAATTGACCAGCATCTTTGGGACAAtgaccaaattgaagcagatctcCAAGAAAGAAAGGTTCCGGAGAAAGAAATACATGGGGCTTTGAAGCGTAAGGTCCAAGGTTGTGACAAGAACAATGAGGACATTTCCTGACAAAGTTATTCCATAGATGATAAGGAAGAGGGTGAAAAGAGGTACCTGAAGCTCAGGGTGATTGGAAAAGCCAATAAGGATGAATTCTGTAACACTGGTCCAATTGTCTTGGGTGATTAACTTTTTCTCAATCTGTGTCATCATGTCTTGAACACTGTCAGATAAAGCTGTCAGGGTCTTCCTTCTTCTATAAGCAATTTTCTAAAGAGATGGTGGTGTCTCTCTACCACTCTTCAACCATTGAACTTGTTCCTTTCTGTTAGTAGATGATATAGAAAGCAATAAAGGATGGACAGGTCAAATATGGGCAGTTTAAGGCAAGATAAGGGGAAATGTATTGTCATCAGTCTTTAAAGGTTGACTTACTCTGTCTAATTGTCCATAACTTTGTtaatcagtgtttttttctttaatgtgcTAATTTTGTTCTcaatgcttttctccctctccaacaCCCTGCATCACACAACAATTTCTTGTAGCAActtcacataaaataaaatactatagTGTGCGTAGGAGAGTTGTTCACTCTCTCATTGACAAACTGTTAGATGGAATATGTTACATGTTTAACTGTGGCTGGGAAAAATCAATTTGAAACATATCATATAGGATGATATGCTATTTATCTGGGGTGCTGAAAGTGCAAAAGTGCTGCACTGGAGAGGAGCTGGAGGTGGACTAAAATTATGGAGGTTTACTCTGAAATTATGTGAATTCTCCATTCATCATGTAGAATGATGAATGCAGGCTAATGCAAGTGGACAGAATACATTATGAAATGGAAAGGAAGCTTTGCGAATTCTAAAGTAAGTATTATACCATATAAAGTTTAGAATCACAGTATGTCCACAGTCAAAatgggatgctagactagattggcttgatccagcaagcttcttcttttgttcttattcCTAAATTGGAAtaggtgatttaaaaaaacaacaccccagaCATGTATGTGAATACACTAAAGTTGAACTAATAAATGTCCTGTTGATTAAAGCAGCTACATGACAAAGGTTTGCTaagtaaaaatgaataaattatttaCCTACCTGCAGGATCTTAGGAGCTTTGGAGCCACCCAGATTATGAAAGATTTGTGCTTTGGTGACCAAGTTTTATTATATTAATTTCCTTGTGTGACACCTGGGATTAGATTGTCCCCTCTTCATTCTCCCTAGAGTAGTTAATGCTAATTAATATCTGATTAAACCAATTTTTACTTTTCAGAAAACACAGATACAATTATGTTAACAGGGATGTTTTCCCTACTGACATTTTGTGGGTGGAATAGAACATGTTTAAAGTAATATGCTGTTTCCCCTATCTACAATAGTAGATTAACAGTGTAGATAAATTTTAATTCTGATATACGTTTCTGTCTTCATCAGCTGTGCATTTTGTCATCAGTACTAGAGGGCTGTATTCCCACCACCTCAATAGTATCCAAGATACAGGCTCAGACCACAATGTGGAAGCAACGTGAGACCCTGCAATCCAGGtagttggcctagatgacccttggggtcccttccaactccacaactctatgattttatgttctTAGCATGgcactagctggcctggccacacattgctgtggctcatccctgtgattggccccatcctgtcccgacccatgacctctcctccccctccttccccatcccccacccaggagaGCTCCCACCTCTACTCagtctagtctgcaaagccaagccgagatgttgtggagagggaagcttccCTACTTGCAGTACCAGTGTACCCACCGctagaggccgctgttgtgcaacctctcctgtgctcccagcatctccggctgtctgagttttgtgttcggaaacagtgggttttacctgctttacctgccataggtgtgacatctgtctacgcaaattgTATGCAAACCCTCGGATATTCATATGTGAcgatgtgtccaaatttcaacgcaatcagtcaagcggttgtggagaaaggtcataaaacacaaacatggaccttttacatttttttatatatatagatagtgTGCTGTATAAATTATCAGTTTTATAGGAAACTATCACTTCATTGTGATAGCAACCCATAATGGGTTGTATTGAAAGGCTGCTTTTCTCCAACAGAAGGGGCTTCTTCCAAGGAAGATCATTCCACTGGAAGAAGTGTGTTTCATAAGAGGACAAGAATCTTTGGATCCAACACCTTGAGACAATCTAAAGAACTTAAGCACTGAAGTTCATATATAGGAAATACATAAACCAACCAACCTAACACATACATGTTCTTATATGCAGTGCTGACAAACACTGgcacaaaatattttaaacaacaaccacaaagtccattcatttttcacatcatCGAGAACcataacaataaactaaactaaatatcaTCCCCAATTCCTTCCCTGTGcatcctgctccctccttccctatTGGCAGCCCTCCAATGAGTGGAGAGCTGCATTCACAATAGCTGTACACTTATGCAGGGCTtgtctccagatgttgaactgcaGCTGTCATCCTCCATGtcctttggccatgttggctggggctgatgagaactggaaCTAAACAATGTCAGCAGGGCATTGGCTATGCCTGACTTTATGGCAGGCTAAGGAATTTAGTGGATCCAGCCCTAACATTTATCTGTTTCTATAAATACAGTACTttctgttaggattcattccccgtctgcagtcatagggttattgtgtatcatatgcctgtatgtgttttcattcccacagagtggaagggacgtagacaggatgtttatctTGGAACTGTTGTTccattgttctttctctttactggctgtgatgccagagagagggagccatgatgtagagctcccagtttgtatatatgtaaataaagcagtttagccttatttactgacttgtgtgttgttcatcacgtttgtgagagcaatcacattgttggcctgtgggaccagtctaacaGCTGGCCCCCAGGACAGCCGAATTATTGGCACTTTCTGTCAAGATTCTCAATCACAGAACAGCAGAAGGGGTCACTTACAACTTTATATCTCATtctcaaaatatattttcaaaacagGGAGATAAGTTAAAATGCAACAACAAGAAATGATTGAAGGAATAATTCAGTCTGTTACCTTTGTAGGGTACGTGCAGGTGAGTGaggaatataggaagttgccATATGCAGTCAAACCATTAgttcatctagttcaatattgtctacattgtctatgtttagggaggcttttaatgtttaagaaattagtgtattttaatgtgtctgttggaagccgcccagagtggctggggaattagTGGATATTAGTGgatctccaagatttcagacactGAGTTTCTGTTATCCCCTTTTGTCATTGTTGGAGTCTCAACCtgtgcccttctgcatgcaaaacagatgcactACTACTGAACTTCACCCCTGGAACCCTTCCAGTCTTTCATGCTGCAATTGCAGTGTTTTTTTACTCAAAAGTCTCTTCATGGCTTCTTTCACgtccttgtttctcaaactgTAGATTATGGGATTCAGCATGGGAGTGACAACGGTGTACGATAAGGACAACAACTTCTCGGTGTTTGGAGAATATCTGGATTTGGGTGGGAAATAAGTTAACCCAGCTGTGCCGTAGAACAAAGTCACCACAACAAGATGTGAAGAGCAAGTGGAAAAGGCTATGTGTCTGTCTTGCCTTCGGCTGATGGCATTCGTAAGATTGTAGTGATGATATGAACATAGGAGCCAAGATGAGGATAAATGGGCATAGTACAGTTAAAATAATCCCTGTGACAGCATACAGCTCAAACAGATAAGTGTCTGCACAGACTAGTTTTAACACTGGTGGACCGTCACAAAAAAAAGTGATTGACCTTATTGGGACCACAGAATGGAAAACTAAATAGCCATGTTAAGGAAAGGGGGTGgttattttttccccctgttaTGTTGTTCCTGTAATGCTAACCAGTCTCAAAGGAATTGTGATAGGAACAATAtaccattcagcctggacacggaggtccacttccgagggccttctggtggttccctcactgcgagaagtgaagttacaggg
The window above is part of the Zootoca vivipara chromosome 13, rZooViv1.1, whole genome shotgun sequence genome. Proteins encoded here:
- the LOC118094526 gene encoding olfactory receptor 10A4-like encodes the protein MMTQIEKKLITQDNWTSVTEFILIGFSNHPELQVPLFTLFLIIYGITLSGNVLIVLVTTLDLTLQSPMYFFLRNLSFLEICFNLVIVPKMLVNFLIENKTISYAGCATQMYFFFFFGAAECCLLAAMAYDRYIAICNPLRYPDIMNRRTCFQLAAASWFSGFPVSTVQTTWIFSLPFCGPNKVNHFFCDSPPVLELACADTYMFEIEALTATVLFIMFPFLLILLTYVRIITTILSMPSAEGRHKAFSTCSSHLVVVTLFYGTATSTYFRPKSSYSPDTKKILSLSYTVITPMLNPIIYSLRNKEVKGALKRTLCRRIFAQNTILFVDH